From the genome of Segatella hominis, one region includes:
- a CDS encoding RagB/SusD family nutrient uptake outer membrane protein, whose amino-acid sequence MNKILYAFALVGVLGLSSCSDFLDQTSPSEMTAENTYASPYYTNLRVNKLYGGMGQDRTYAQDLSIVWNLNSDCELVDGLGSNATNTSNERGNMNYNMDPGWSKISGVWDAEYGIIEDANQIIEGIRSSATLTAGGANQKSMERSLGEALTIRAMVYFDLVRIFGDIPFKREASKSDLSNAYLEKTDRDVIMDSLMNDLDEAIEYLPWADQVSGYTTERTTKGYAHALLAQIAMTRAGYAIREKSKDGYETASYSDATYPTQRPGAADRKALYERALKHWSAIINDNTHNLNPSFENEWYLINQLSLDKTYHENLFEIPFGENVTGELGYTVGVRLNGVTTEYGYGNSSGKMKVTAPLLYSYDKKDTRRDITCANFEIKQDGSNTIESMIKNAPFGMYVGKWDARKMNNTWLQNNLKATAKHTTGINPVKMRYAQVLLYYAECMNELAGNPDANYEGSANGMTARQALEAVHTRAFNKDDKNDAKAYVNNIASDKDAFFNALVQENMWEFAGEGIRKYDLIRWNLLAEKIIEFKQTYLAELADGTYQKTIYFNYLDKNKTKIDFSSVTWYGIPDGKTSADYDDSIDSFGAAKLDTGNDTQVDVNLPSISSGLVGEDVAVKNRYLMPIASTTISATNGKIHNSYGYAD is encoded by the coding sequence ATGAACAAGATATTATATGCATTTGCATTGGTAGGCGTATTAGGATTGTCTTCATGCTCCGACTTCCTGGATCAGACTTCTCCATCAGAGATGACTGCAGAGAATACCTACGCCTCACCTTATTATACCAATCTTCGCGTCAATAAGCTCTATGGTGGCATGGGACAGGACCGTACCTACGCACAGGACTTGTCTATCGTATGGAACCTGAACAGCGACTGCGAATTAGTTGATGGTCTTGGAAGCAACGCAACCAATACCTCAAATGAGCGTGGAAACATGAACTATAACATGGACCCGGGATGGAGCAAGATCAGCGGTGTATGGGATGCTGAGTATGGTATCATCGAGGATGCCAACCAGATTATCGAGGGTATCCGCAGCAGCGCTACACTCACAGCCGGCGGTGCTAACCAGAAGTCTATGGAGCGCAGCCTCGGCGAAGCGCTTACCATCCGTGCCATGGTTTACTTTGACCTGGTTCGTATCTTTGGTGATATTCCTTTCAAGAGAGAAGCATCAAAGTCTGACTTGAGCAACGCTTACCTGGAGAAGACCGACCGCGACGTGATCATGGATTCCCTGATGAACGACCTGGATGAGGCTATCGAATACCTGCCATGGGCAGACCAGGTATCAGGCTATACCACAGAGCGCACAACCAAGGGTTATGCTCACGCCCTCCTGGCACAGATTGCCATGACTCGTGCCGGCTACGCAATTCGTGAGAAATCAAAGGATGGATATGAGACTGCATCTTACAGCGATGCTACCTATCCAACACAGCGCCCAGGTGCAGCAGACCGCAAGGCTCTCTACGAGCGTGCCCTGAAGCATTGGTCAGCTATCATCAATGACAATACTCATAACCTCAACCCATCTTTCGAGAACGAGTGGTACCTGATCAACCAGCTCTCTCTCGACAAGACTTACCACGAGAACCTCTTCGAGATTCCTTTCGGTGAGAACGTTACAGGTGAGCTGGGTTACACAGTGGGAGTTCGTCTGAATGGTGTCACAACAGAATATGGCTATGGCAACTCATCTGGTAAGATGAAGGTTACAGCTCCTCTGCTCTATTCTTACGACAAGAAGGATACACGCCGTGACATCACTTGCGCTAACTTCGAAATCAAGCAGGATGGCAGCAACACCATAGAGAGCATGATTAAGAATGCTCCTTTCGGTATGTATGTAGGAAAGTGGGATGCCCGCAAGATGAACAACACCTGGTTGCAGAACAACCTGAAGGCTACAGCTAAGCATACCACAGGTATCAACCCTGTGAAGATGCGCTATGCTCAGGTATTGCTCTACTATGCTGAGTGCATGAACGAGTTGGCTGGCAATCCAGATGCCAACTATGAAGGTTCTGCAAACGGTATGACAGCCCGCCAGGCTCTGGAAGCAGTTCACACACGTGCCTTCAACAAGGATGACAAGAACGATGCCAAGGCTTACGTCAACAACATCGCTTCAGACAAGGACGCATTCTTCAATGCTCTCGTTCAGGAGAACATGTGGGAGTTTGCCGGTGAAGGTATCCGCAAGTACGACCTGATCCGTTGGAACCTCCTCGCAGAGAAGATCATTGAGTTCAAGCAGACTTACCTGGCTGAGCTTGCAGACGGTACTTACCAGAAGACTATCTACTTCAACTACCTGGATAAGAACAAGACTAAGATTGACTTCTCTAGCGTAACATGGTATGGTATTCCTGACGGAAAGACATCTGCTGACTACGATGACAGCATCGATTCATTCGGTGCAGCTAAGCTGGATACAGGTAACGATACACAGGTTGACGTAAACCTGCCATCTATCAGCAGCGGTCTGGTTGGCGAAGACGTAGCAGTGAAGAACCGCTACCTCATGCCAATCGCTTCAACAACCATCTCTGCAACCAACGGCAAGATCCACAACTCTTATGGTTATGCAGACTAA
- a CDS encoding Rpn family recombination-promoting nuclease/putative transposase, which yields MTMNGENYIRFDWAMKRLLRNKANYVVLEGFLSSLLGKKFKIHRFLESESNQEDEYDKYNRADILAESEDGQLCIIEVQNSREVTYYHRIRYGASKAITEYIGFVKPYEAVSKVYSIYIVYFKLGQGKDYVYHGKTEFIGEHEPHDTLKLSIRQNEKFFGIKDKDLELRKGPGDLFPEYYILRVNDFDKVATTPLDEWIEFLKTGSISSKATAAGLPEARERLRVDSLSQKDKQAYFRHLEAVRHMKSLFDTSHDEGYQDGLTEGRIEGRAERRAEGRAEGEKEKTKEIALKLLALNTPMDIISQSTGLSIEEIKKINS from the coding sequence ATGACAATGAACGGAGAAAACTATATAAGATTCGACTGGGCGATGAAACGTCTGCTGCGCAACAAAGCTAACTATGTTGTGCTTGAAGGATTTCTATCTTCATTGCTTGGGAAGAAATTTAAGATTCACCGCTTTCTGGAAAGCGAAAGCAACCAAGAAGACGAATACGATAAATATAACCGAGCCGATATTCTGGCAGAAAGCGAAGATGGGCAATTATGCATCATTGAAGTACAAAATAGCCGTGAAGTAACCTATTACCACCGTATACGCTATGGTGCATCTAAGGCAATAACAGAGTATATTGGTTTTGTCAAACCATACGAAGCTGTCAGCAAGGTATATTCTATCTATATTGTGTATTTTAAACTGGGACAAGGCAAAGATTATGTTTACCATGGCAAAACCGAGTTCATCGGTGAGCACGAACCACATGATACTCTTAAGCTCTCCATCCGACAGAATGAGAAATTCTTTGGCATCAAGGATAAAGATTTAGAACTAAGGAAGGGGCCGGGAGACTTATTCCCAGAATACTACATACTACGTGTCAATGATTTTGACAAGGTAGCAACTACTCCACTTGATGAATGGATTGAATTTCTAAAAACAGGTTCTATCAGTTCAAAAGCCACTGCTGCAGGATTACCAGAAGCACGCGAACGCCTGCGTGTAGATTCACTCTCTCAAAAAGACAAGCAAGCCTATTTCCGTCATTTAGAAGCGGTTAGACACATGAAGAGTCTCTTTGATACCAGCCATGACGAGGGTTATCAAGATGGACTAACAGAAGGAAGAATTGAAGGAAGAGCTGAAAGAAGAGCAGAAGGAAGAGCAGAAGGAGAAAAAGAAAAGACCAAAGAAATCGCCCTCAAACTTCTTGCTTTAAATACGCCAATGGACATCATTTCCCAATCTACAGGATTATCTATAGAGGAAATCAAAAAGATAAATTCATAA
- a CDS encoding transposase — MNTGLDQYMDIFKDAVEDSAAKITKSFEKILIEVIILFMVIPRKINFTQMGRYGLHVEQTYRNAFGLKKSKCIDWLKLNVSLAKRFLGKQGRWAIAIDPSYISKAGKKTPHIGRFWSGCAQSVKHGLEIMGIGLIDIDAKDCMMLKAHQSLSNKELSLRNKTMVDFYISVIKRYRKELLKLSTLIVADAYFSTSTFVNGIKKEGFSLISRFRDNACLFYVYAGPRTGKRGRPKTKDGKIDMKNLDLTRMEKMEMKDIEGTAYTLIAYSKALRCKVRLVIWQMPNGKKKLFFSTDTSLSGEEVLLYYRTRFQIEFCFRDAKGYTGLMDCQARDKWKLDFAFNASFTSLNVAKVTMKEMGMEYSMSSFKSLMTNIYLVKRIFKASGYTPNRTLISKIFKDLSCLQRIAA, encoded by the coding sequence ATGAATACAGGACTTGACCAATATATGGATATCTTTAAAGATGCAGTTGAAGATTCAGCTGCAAAGATAACAAAAAGTTTCGAGAAAATACTCATCGAGGTGATAATTTTGTTCATGGTAATACCAAGAAAGATAAATTTCACCCAAATGGGGAGGTATGGCTTGCATGTTGAGCAAACCTATCGCAACGCATTCGGCTTGAAAAAGTCGAAGTGCATTGATTGGCTCAAACTTAATGTCTCACTTGCCAAGCGCTTCTTGGGTAAACAGGGAAGATGGGCTATTGCCATTGATCCCAGCTACATCAGTAAAGCTGGCAAGAAAACACCACATATCGGTCGTTTTTGGTCAGGATGTGCTCAGTCTGTTAAACATGGTCTCGAAATCATGGGTATTGGCCTCATTGATATTGATGCCAAAGACTGCATGATGTTAAAAGCACACCAGTCGCTAAGTAATAAAGAACTGAGTCTTAGAAACAAGACTATGGTAGATTTCTATATCAGCGTCATTAAGCGTTACCGCAAGGAACTTCTTAAACTCTCAACCCTCATAGTTGCAGATGCTTACTTCTCTACAAGTACATTTGTTAATGGGATAAAGAAAGAAGGGTTCTCTTTGATAAGCCGCTTTCGTGACAATGCTTGTCTCTTTTATGTCTATGCTGGTCCACGTACTGGAAAACGTGGTCGCCCCAAGACCAAGGATGGCAAGATTGATATGAAGAATCTTGACCTCACTCGAATGGAGAAGATGGAGATGAAAGATATAGAAGGAACAGCTTATACTTTGATAGCCTATTCCAAGGCACTCAGGTGTAAAGTTAGACTTGTCATCTGGCAGATGCCGAATGGCAAGAAGAAACTATTCTTCTCTACAGACACCTCACTTTCGGGTGAAGAAGTACTTCTTTATTATAGAACCAGGTTCCAGATCGAATTTTGCTTTCGTGACGCCAAAGGCTATACTGGTCTTATGGACTGCCAGGCTCGCGATAAGTGGAAACTCGATTTTGCTTTCAATGCTTCGTTCACATCACTAAATGTTGCCAAGGTAACTATGAAGGAGATGGGAATGGAATATTCTATGTCTTCATTCAAGTCACTGATGACCAACATTTATCTGGTGAAACGAATTTTTAAAGCAAGCGGGTACACCCCGAACCGAACTTTAATTAGCAAGATTTTCAAAGATCTCTCGTGCTTACAGCGTATAGCTGCTTAG
- a CDS encoding glycoside hydrolase family 28 protein yields the protein MRKSIIKTIVLSALLALPGIAKSQTFTGITSEQNAQNTPEGWTAVTLPQLPAITSANTFNIINYGASTSAADNTKAIQKALDAVPSTGGGMVVIPAGIWMFGSTDQMTSKTEVLSIKSKTVLHLCAGATLKLVEYDKAPNNKTVFIGGKNKGKNVTDIVIEGEGETSVIDGQGARWWLARENGETFNPGAMIRFEQGKRFLLRNFKIQNTPGVNITISNSGKASHATIHDVTISEPSSEAGRGKASHNTDGISIWGPYVNIYNCNISNGDDNIVCDNDAQYIHVWNCYFGTGHGASIGSFTNNIKHVWFDNITMNGTTAGIRMKTGQDVDKTTNKVTLRGGCEEDWKFTNFTMTKVKNPLSIDCFYDKNYNSDPAVDKANARAVDGTTPTYNGIYLQNVKTTDVCDGNAIFFVGRPESHIKNVTLDNVQISAKKGIDIRFVDNLVFKNNSKITVSSGSIWIKKFDSTWDDQCGATTTGSTITDTKGPFTLNSKTLTDKTAGSFSNGFAISNEKGKTYDIGSGTNYIKYSANQYTIIIPDGVKITKMDIEGRNNYDTADAYIGEINGTSYDATTYAFPKDKSVKKYTVEFDSPVEHTLTFTPKVKQCILAFTLYTEVTNSIAGITLDNKNKADNNVYDLSGRLVIKNASTSDLQALNKGIYIHNNRKYIAK from the coding sequence ATGAGAAAATCAATCATCAAAACTATCGTGCTTTCAGCACTCTTGGCTCTGCCAGGCATTGCCAAGTCCCAGACTTTTACAGGTATTACTTCTGAGCAAAATGCCCAGAATACTCCTGAGGGATGGACAGCAGTAACATTACCACAGTTGCCAGCCATCACATCGGCAAATACGTTTAACATCATAAACTATGGTGCATCTACATCGGCTGCAGATAACACCAAGGCTATTCAGAAAGCCCTGGATGCAGTTCCTTCAACTGGCGGCGGTATGGTCGTAATACCTGCGGGTATCTGGATGTTTGGTAGCACAGACCAGATGACCAGCAAGACAGAGGTGCTCAGCATCAAGTCTAAGACTGTACTCCACCTTTGCGCTGGAGCCACCTTGAAGCTCGTGGAATACGACAAGGCTCCTAACAATAAGACTGTCTTCATCGGCGGAAAGAACAAGGGTAAGAACGTTACCGACATTGTTATCGAGGGTGAAGGTGAAACTTCAGTCATCGACGGTCAGGGTGCACGCTGGTGGCTCGCAAGAGAGAATGGCGAAACCTTCAATCCTGGTGCAATGATCCGCTTCGAGCAGGGCAAGCGTTTCCTGCTCCGCAACTTCAAGATTCAGAATACTCCAGGTGTAAACATCACCATCAGCAACAGCGGTAAGGCTAGCCATGCTACCATCCATGATGTAACCATCAGTGAACCATCATCTGAAGCTGGCAGGGGAAAGGCATCGCATAACACCGATGGAATCTCCATCTGGGGTCCATACGTCAATATCTACAACTGCAACATCAGCAACGGCGATGACAATATCGTTTGCGACAACGATGCACAATATATCCATGTATGGAACTGCTACTTCGGAACTGGACATGGTGCTTCTATCGGCAGCTTCACCAACAACATCAAGCATGTATGGTTCGATAACATCACCATGAACGGTACTACTGCGGGCATCCGCATGAAGACAGGTCAAGATGTAGACAAAACAACCAACAAGGTAACTCTCCGTGGCGGTTGTGAGGAAGACTGGAAGTTTACTAACTTCACCATGACCAAGGTAAAGAACCCACTCTCTATCGACTGCTTCTACGACAAGAACTACAATAGCGATCCTGCTGTAGATAAGGCAAACGCAAGAGCTGTAGATGGCACTACCCCAACCTATAATGGTATTTATCTGCAGAATGTAAAGACTACAGATGTTTGCGATGGCAACGCTATCTTCTTTGTTGGTCGCCCAGAGAGCCACATCAAGAACGTGACACTCGACAATGTGCAGATTTCAGCAAAGAAGGGTATCGATATCCGCTTCGTAGATAATCTCGTATTCAAGAACAACTCTAAGATTACCGTCAGCAGCGGTTCTATCTGGATCAAGAAGTTTGATTCTACATGGGATGATCAGTGCGGTGCTACAACTACAGGTTCTACCATAACAGATACAAAAGGGCCTTTCACTTTGAACTCAAAGACCCTAACTGATAAAACAGCAGGTTCTTTCAGCAATGGTTTCGCCATCAGCAATGAAAAAGGAAAGACATATGATATTGGGTCTGGTACAAACTACATCAAGTACAGTGCAAACCAATACACCATCATTATTCCTGATGGAGTAAAGATAACCAAGATGGATATTGAGGGTCGCAACAACTATGATACTGCTGATGCCTATATCGGCGAGATTAATGGTACAAGCTATGATGCAACAACCTATGCCTTCCCAAAGGACAAGAGCGTGAAGAAATATACTGTAGAGTTTGATTCTCCTGTAGAGCACACATTGACCTTCACACCGAAAGTAAAACAATGCATTTTGGCATTTACTCTTTATACTGAAGTAACCAACTCTATAGCTGGTATCACATTAGATAATAAAAACAAGGCGGACAACAATGTTTATGACCTCAGCGGTCGCCTGGTAATCAAGAACGCTTCTACAAGCGATTTGCAGGCTCTCAACAAGGGTATTTATATCCACAACAACAGAAAGTACATTGCAAAGTAA
- a CDS encoding DUF5123 domain-containing protein codes for MKSIKNILGTASMMALALSATSCTDGNDWDVDGSLSRLFGLNGDKITVETAETSATVTFSAFTSKAVAEPEYYVFEVSKDSLYEGVENANIIKYGEDKTLTSSPVVLSGLDGDSKYFMRVKAMSSTTNESKWVYYKDGSSFKTKAEQIFNNVESTDLFEDHVNLSWTPGAEVTHITYVKANDAENIQTINLTDEQKAAGKYTLTNLQPTSTYTITIYKNDVKRGQLQVTTPAAPPAASIKYTLPSDVTIISQTLIDEIAEQAKAEAGNETNYSATICIPAGAKVALYGTNDSDGGKTNVTIPDGMSVTFFGLAGGETPTITLDKNFDIAGSHAYIKFQNVKLEENGAGYFINQSKACTVSEFSLEDCEVSNLKTSFFRIQGSDAKSIGKLTLKNSIFTNLCAGYGFIHVDAGSGAGHLDNVEIDGCTFNSICVTGKVFIFSKKTDMQDITIKNSTFYNCNGNGQYFVDFNVDTFGPNTFTIENCIFGKSADEATNKNIRSKTPATVANSFRTTDFFKVIKGVNDTEFSSTQLFKDPANGDFTIKAGTLKERAGDPRWYAVED; via the coding sequence ATGAAGAGCATTAAAAACATATTGGGCACAGCGTCTATGATGGCATTGGCTCTGTCGGCTACTTCTTGTACCGATGGCAATGACTGGGACGTAGATGGCAGCCTGTCAAGATTGTTCGGTCTCAACGGTGACAAAATCACCGTTGAAACTGCCGAAACATCAGCTACTGTTACATTCTCTGCCTTCACATCAAAAGCAGTTGCAGAACCTGAATACTATGTATTCGAGGTAAGCAAGGACTCTCTTTATGAGGGTGTCGAGAATGCCAACATCATCAAATACGGTGAAGATAAGACCTTGACTTCTTCTCCTGTAGTTCTCTCAGGTCTCGATGGAGACAGCAAGTACTTCATGCGTGTAAAGGCTATGTCTTCTACTACCAACGAGTCTAAGTGGGTTTACTATAAGGATGGTTCCTCTTTCAAGACGAAGGCAGAGCAAATCTTCAACAACGTTGAGTCAACCGACCTCTTCGAGGATCATGTGAACTTGAGCTGGACTCCAGGTGCTGAAGTTACTCACATCACTTACGTCAAAGCTAACGATGCAGAGAACATCCAGACCATCAATTTGACAGATGAGCAAAAGGCAGCTGGTAAATATACCCTTACCAACTTGCAGCCAACAAGCACTTATACCATCACTATCTATAAGAATGATGTAAAGCGCGGTCAGTTGCAGGTTACAACTCCAGCAGCTCCTCCAGCAGCCAGCATCAAGTATACACTTCCTAGCGATGTAACAATCATCTCTCAGACTCTCATCGACGAGATTGCTGAACAGGCAAAGGCAGAAGCAGGAAACGAGACCAACTATAGCGCAACCATCTGTATTCCTGCTGGTGCTAAGGTAGCTCTCTACGGCACAAATGATTCTGACGGTGGCAAGACCAACGTAACCATCCCAGACGGAATGTCTGTTACATTCTTCGGTTTGGCTGGTGGCGAGACTCCAACCATCACCCTCGACAAGAACTTTGATATAGCAGGTTCTCATGCTTACATCAAGTTCCAGAACGTGAAGTTGGAAGAGAATGGTGCCGGCTACTTCATCAACCAGAGCAAGGCTTGTACTGTAAGCGAGTTCTCTTTGGAGGATTGCGAGGTTAGCAATCTCAAGACATCATTCTTCCGTATTCAGGGAAGTGATGCCAAGTCTATCGGCAAGCTGACTTTGAAGAACAGTATCTTCACAAACCTCTGCGCAGGTTATGGTTTCATCCACGTTGATGCTGGAAGCGGAGCTGGCCATCTTGACAACGTAGAGATTGACGGTTGTACATTCAACAGCATCTGTGTAACTGGTAAGGTCTTCATCTTCAGCAAGAAGACAGATATGCAGGACATCACCATCAAGAACAGTACATTCTACAACTGTAATGGTAACGGACAATACTTCGTAGACTTCAACGTTGATACATTCGGTCCAAACACATTCACAATTGAGAATTGTATCTTCGGTAAGAGTGCAGATGAAGCTACCAACAAGAACATCAGAAGCAAGACTCCAGCTACTGTAGCCAACAGCTTCAGAACAACAGACTTCTTCAAGGTGATTAAGGGTGTGAATGATACAGAATTCAGCTCTACCCAGTTGTTCAAGGACCCAGCCAATGGCGACTTTACCATCAAGGCCGGAACTTTGAAGGAAAGAGCTGGTGACCCACGCTGGTATGCAGTAGAGGATTAA